In Stieleria varia, one genomic interval encodes:
- a CDS encoding sulfatase, with product MCLACVLCASNISLYAADRPPNVLFLAVDDMNDFVGCLESRPNAITPNIDRLAARGVCFTNGHTAGVFCAPSRAAIFSGQYASTTGCYMTPSYFVHHPEIESLQMSFAHAGYSTLGAGKLYHHPAGAIDQRGWTKFYLRNQFQREGGWALESWSSDTPVPQPFPASVYNQGKEITGGLFLEWGAIPNDQEEQMADTIRANWAAEQLGRKHDKPFFLACGFYAPHYPNYCPQKYFDLYDRDAIETPAFKEDDLDDLPDKIRKQRQNRKAFHYDKLVEMGAWKDALHGYLACTSYADAMVGRILNALEASPYADNTIVVLWSDHGYHLGEKGQWGKHTLWERTSNVPFVWAGPGVAKGIRTDVTVSLIDIYPTLVETCNLPAPRQTLEGVSLATTLKHPAGADDRTVYLPYINPGEYTVMNRDWRYIHYDDKNQELYKLTEDPHEWNNLASDPQYADVISKLQASAPTEFANPEPKLNERRDLVIEGETFRWEKGQGNFVPHPKYLPYSDPAMKQKQSKQGR from the coding sequence ATGTGTCTGGCGTGCGTCTTATGCGCCAGCAACATCAGCTTATACGCCGCGGATCGACCTCCAAATGTTTTGTTCCTGGCTGTTGACGACATGAACGACTTCGTCGGATGTCTTGAGTCGCGTCCCAATGCGATCACGCCCAACATCGATCGGTTAGCCGCTCGCGGCGTGTGCTTCACGAATGGTCACACCGCCGGCGTGTTTTGTGCGCCCAGTCGTGCGGCTATCTTTTCTGGGCAGTACGCGTCGACAACCGGATGTTATATGACGCCAAGCTATTTCGTCCATCATCCGGAAATTGAATCCCTGCAAATGAGCTTCGCCCATGCGGGTTACTCGACGCTGGGCGCTGGCAAGCTGTACCATCATCCCGCCGGAGCGATCGACCAGCGTGGATGGACAAAGTTTTATCTGCGAAATCAGTTCCAGCGTGAAGGCGGCTGGGCTCTGGAATCTTGGAGCAGTGACACGCCCGTTCCACAGCCCTTCCCGGCCAGCGTCTACAACCAAGGCAAAGAAATCACCGGCGGACTTTTTCTGGAATGGGGAGCGATTCCGAACGACCAGGAAGAGCAGATGGCCGACACGATACGTGCCAACTGGGCTGCCGAGCAATTGGGGCGAAAACATGACAAGCCGTTCTTTCTTGCTTGCGGTTTTTATGCTCCTCATTATCCCAACTACTGCCCGCAGAAGTATTTTGATTTGTACGATCGAGACGCCATCGAGACTCCAGCGTTCAAAGAAGATGACCTGGACGACTTGCCGGACAAGATTCGAAAGCAACGGCAGAACCGAAAAGCATTTCATTACGACAAGCTCGTTGAAATGGGCGCATGGAAAGATGCTCTGCACGGATACCTCGCTTGTACGAGCTACGCCGACGCGATGGTCGGGCGAATTCTTAATGCACTCGAAGCAAGTCCCTATGCCGACAACACCATCGTCGTGCTGTGGAGCGATCACGGTTATCACCTCGGCGAAAAAGGCCAGTGGGGCAAACATACGTTGTGGGAACGCACCTCCAACGTGCCGTTTGTTTGGGCTGGGCCCGGCGTGGCCAAAGGTATTCGAACCGATGTGACGGTTAGCCTGATCGACATCTATCCGACGTTGGTTGAAACATGCAACTTGCCGGCGCCGCGTCAGACGCTGGAAGGCGTTTCACTGGCAACGACACTGAAGCATCCCGCGGGAGCCGACGATCGAACGGTCTATCTGCCATACATCAACCCAGGTGAATACACGGTGATGAATCGTGACTGGCGCTATATCCATTACGACGACAAAAACCAGGAGCTATACAAGCTCACAGAAGATCCGCATGAGTGGAACAACCTCGCGTCCGATCCACAGTACGCGGATGTCATCTCCAAGTTGCAGGCCTCAGCACCGACTGAATTTGCGAATCCGGAACCCAAGCTGAACGAAAGACGTGATCTCGTTATCGAAGGCGAAACTTTCCGCTGGGAGAAAGGCCAAGGCAACTTCGTTCCCCATCCGAAGTATTTGCCATACAGCGACCCGGCAATGAAGCAAAAGCAATCGAAGCAGGGGCGATAA
- a CDS encoding sulfatase-like hydrolase/transferase yields the protein MFGDKLQDTNEQEAESSGCQASTPIPKTNKIISIPNTDWIMKTLRLIVTLVVVTAIIAGRARVLIAAEKPNIVLLFIDDWAWNGSPVAMDDSLPNSRMPVLQMPNVERLAREGMKFTNAYASPQCSPSRVCVQTGQSSPRSGFTVFMNDRGQDYFDEKGYPEFPVVPCVSDMTIDTDAVTIPEALRPLGYASAHIGKWHMRGNPGDEGYVSHDGDTSNTPGNTLPAGANQRLPDDLTDPKLMFSVTEKAIDFMNAQVKASRPFYLQISHYAMHEGRECLPATREKYAQHPLVQAYYRKIGKTAETVKRKEDPAIWLGMGDDLDGRIGAVLDCINELGIKDSTYVVLVSDNGYRHKELQLTEGFTQPHHAAKWWVWQGGIRVPMIVRGPGIKAGSVFNANVVNYDFLPTFVDWAGGDPTALKNIDGVSLASYMAGELPSDTFLNRNLYFHYPHYRSGMPHSAVVSGTRKLLHFYERPDLPMLFDLNQDMGEFHNIAPDHLEEHRRLYDSMMRYFDDVAARIPKLNPNYDAAVYRSSKEYENRVQWGPFAGSRPPAEDEK from the coding sequence ATGTTTGGCGACAAGCTTCAGGACACCAATGAGCAAGAAGCAGAGTCGTCAGGCTGCCAAGCCAGTACGCCAATACCAAAGACAAACAAGATCATATCAATACCAAACACGGACTGGATCATGAAGACTCTCCGACTCATCGTAACGTTGGTCGTCGTTACCGCGATTATTGCGGGCCGCGCACGAGTGCTGATCGCCGCTGAAAAACCGAACATCGTACTGTTGTTCATCGACGACTGGGCCTGGAACGGGTCTCCGGTTGCGATGGACGACTCGCTGCCGAATTCTCGCATGCCGGTCCTGCAGATGCCGAATGTCGAGCGACTTGCTCGTGAGGGTATGAAGTTCACAAACGCGTATGCCTCGCCGCAGTGTTCGCCGTCGCGAGTCTGCGTACAGACGGGACAGTCCTCGCCGCGCAGTGGCTTCACCGTGTTTATGAACGACCGGGGACAGGACTACTTCGACGAAAAAGGCTACCCAGAGTTTCCGGTGGTTCCATGCGTCTCCGACATGACGATCGACACGGACGCTGTGACGATCCCCGAAGCGCTCAGACCGCTTGGTTATGCCAGTGCCCATATCGGCAAGTGGCATATGCGAGGCAATCCTGGTGACGAGGGATACGTCTCGCATGATGGGGACACCAGCAATACCCCGGGCAACACGCTGCCCGCCGGCGCGAACCAGCGTTTGCCTGACGACCTGACCGATCCCAAGCTGATGTTCAGCGTCACTGAAAAAGCGATTGACTTCATGAACGCGCAGGTCAAAGCCAGCAGACCGTTCTATCTGCAGATCTCCCACTACGCGATGCACGAAGGTCGCGAGTGCTTGCCGGCGACACGTGAGAAATATGCTCAACATCCGCTCGTGCAGGCATACTACCGAAAGATCGGGAAGACCGCCGAGACAGTCAAACGCAAGGAAGACCCGGCCATCTGGCTGGGGATGGGCGACGATCTCGACGGGCGGATCGGAGCGGTGCTTGATTGCATTAACGAGCTGGGGATCAAGGATAGCACGTATGTCGTACTGGTTTCCGACAACGGATACCGCCACAAGGAGCTGCAGTTGACCGAGGGCTTCACGCAGCCACACCATGCTGCCAAGTGGTGGGTTTGGCAGGGTGGGATCCGCGTTCCGATGATCGTCAGAGGTCCCGGCATCAAGGCTGGCTCTGTCTTCAATGCCAACGTGGTGAATTATGATTTCCTACCAACATTCGTTGACTGGGCAGGCGGCGACCCGACGGCTCTGAAGAACATCGACGGCGTCAGTCTTGCGTCCTATATGGCGGGCGAGCTGCCGAGCGATACGTTCCTGAATCGAAATTTGTATTTCCACTACCCGCACTACCGCAGCGGCATGCCACACTCGGCAGTCGTCTCCGGCACTCGCAAGCTGCTGCATTTCTACGAGCGACCGGATCTCCCCATGCTGTTCGACCTGAACCAGGATATGGGCGAGTTCCACAATATCGCGCCCGATCACCTGGAAGAACACCGCCGTCTCTACGACAGCATGATGCGGTACTTCGATGACGTCGCCGCCCGCATCCCGAAACTCAACCCGAACTACGACGCAGCGGTCTACCGAAGCTCCAAGGAGTACGAGAATCGTGTTCAATGGGGGCCTTTTGCAGGAAGTAGGCCACCTGCAGAGGACGAAAAATGA
- a CDS encoding sulfatase family protein has translation MNSDAQAADKPNVIVILADDLGYGDLSCYGANDIATPNIDQMAAEGAKFTSFYVSPVCSPTRAALMTGSHSTRVGIGGVMFPRNNHGLNPDEITLPELLKDQGYATAIIGKWHLGNQDIFQPLNHGFDYWYGTPSSNSQGFYPTLKQYAADCIFREGYTRENIIELSEAKCPLVRNNIVVEVPADQTQFTQRYTRETIRFITQHKDQPFFVYVAHNMPHIPLHASEKFVGSSKRGIYGDAIQELDWSTGEILHSLKELGLDENTLVIFTSDNGPNTSTGGSAGALKGGKGSTLEGGVRVPFVTRWPGSIPAGTESDEAVIIMDLLPTLTRLAGGVIPSDRVIDGKDIWPLLAGKPDAKSPHEAVYYLRGRVVQGIRVGDWKYLVDEASGKDASKPEIELTAEEQKLPRKERKALIKERSKAPSQKSGPTAALYNLSDDIGEQNNLTSKHPEIVVRLKTQIESFHIELRKNTRPAGVAN, from the coding sequence ATGAACTCCGATGCGCAAGCAGCTGACAAACCCAACGTCATCGTCATCCTTGCAGACGACCTGGGCTACGGCGATCTGTCGTGTTACGGGGCCAACGATATTGCCACGCCCAACATTGACCAGATGGCGGCTGAAGGAGCAAAGTTCACCAGCTTCTATGTTTCTCCCGTCTGCTCCCCGACTCGTGCGGCTTTGATGACCGGCAGCCATTCAACGCGCGTCGGAATCGGCGGCGTGATGTTCCCTCGGAACAACCACGGGCTGAACCCTGATGAGATCACTCTGCCAGAGTTACTGAAAGACCAGGGTTACGCGACGGCCATCATTGGCAAGTGGCATCTTGGCAACCAAGACATATTTCAACCGCTCAACCACGGTTTTGATTACTGGTACGGAACGCCATCTTCCAATAGCCAGGGCTTTTATCCCACACTCAAGCAATACGCTGCCGATTGCATCTTCCGCGAAGGCTACACCCGGGAGAACATCATCGAGTTAAGCGAAGCGAAATGTCCACTCGTGCGGAACAACATCGTCGTCGAAGTGCCCGCCGACCAAACACAGTTCACTCAGCGGTACACACGCGAGACCATTCGCTTCATCACTCAGCACAAAGACCAGCCGTTTTTCGTGTACGTGGCGCACAACATGCCGCACATCCCGCTGCATGCATCTGAGAAGTTTGTTGGCAGCAGCAAGCGAGGTATTTACGGTGACGCGATCCAGGAACTCGACTGGAGCACAGGCGAGATTCTGCATTCACTGAAAGAACTTGGGCTCGATGAGAACACCCTGGTCATCTTCACGTCCGACAACGGACCGAACACCAGCACAGGCGGCAGCGCCGGAGCATTGAAAGGGGGCAAAGGTTCGACTCTGGAGGGAGGCGTGCGAGTCCCGTTCGTTACTCGCTGGCCAGGCAGTATTCCTGCGGGCACTGAATCTGACGAAGCCGTCATCATCATGGATCTTCTGCCGACACTTACCAGACTGGCGGGCGGTGTGATTCCCAGCGACCGCGTGATTGATGGAAAAGACATCTGGCCGCTACTCGCTGGAAAGCCTGATGCCAAGTCACCTCACGAAGCGGTCTATTACCTGCGGGGACGAGTCGTTCAGGGAATCCGCGTCGGCGACTGGAAGTATCTCGTCGATGAGGCTTCGGGGAAGGATGCCTCGAAGCCCGAGATTGAGCTAACTGCTGAGGAACAGAAACTTCCTCGCAAAGAACGGAAAGCACTTATCAAGGAACGCAGCAAAGCTCCGAGTCAGAAATCGGGGCCAACGGCGGCGCTTTATAATCTGAGTGACGATATCGGCGAACAAAACAACCTGACTTCCAAACACCCAGAAATCGTCGTGAGGCTGAAAACGCAGATAGAAAGTTTTCACATAGAGCTTCGCAAGAACACGCGGCCAGCTGGCGTTGCGAACTAA
- a CDS encoding EF-hand domain-containing protein: MKTIALTFIAVLFAADALATEIPIPKRVQKRILAAAPEIDLNNDGKITAEELKAGRDKLPENMLLLDVYPRGHSMHCTPHSAMNNSPTLTLKWLR, from the coding sequence ATGAAAACCATTGCGTTAACGTTCATCGCAGTTTTGTTTGCAGCAGACGCCTTGGCGACAGAGATCCCGATTCCTAAAAGGGTTCAGAAGAGGATATTAGCTGCCGCGCCTGAGATAGACCTTAATAATGATGGAAAAATTACGGCTGAAGAATTGAAAGCAGGCCGCGATAAGCTGCCAGAAAACATGCTGCTGCTGGATGTATATCCGCGGGGGCATTCAATGCACTGCACGCCGCATTCTGCGATGAACAACTCACCGACTCTGACGCTGAAGTGGCTGCGGTGA
- a CDS encoding sulfatase-like hydrolase/transferase — MTHILRAHLSALCLAVLLAWAPDPAAGADPAQPNVIVIMADDLGAEGLACYGSTIYTTPNLDRMAAQGVRFNNAYATPLCTPTRVMIMSGLYPNRTGFKASIGKDDEVRLPASIRTFGHDFHNAGYATAIAGKWQLGQFDEYPDQPIQHGFDDYSMWTWFYDGKKSSRYYSPHIYSNSKLFIGTDKDYGPDYYSKHLLDFIDTNRGKPFLIYYPMALVHSPFKHPPSLEKLARTKYTDDLDKSTVAFGHMVTYMDDIVGKIMAKLKEHGLEKSTLILFTGDNGTHASITSKLPDMDLNGGKGSMTEAGTRVPLLAWWPGKIKPGVRDELFCLVDVLPTIASVAGIRLDREVDGMDLSHNLFGTAGEDRQQVLMSFKKGYFVRDRRFRLHENGTLYDIPVSSDKERYSEAKAGSEDFNSDRERLGAVLKDFMAIEQANTNSKIRKAK, encoded by the coding sequence ATGACCCACATTTTGCGTGCTCACCTGTCTGCTTTGTGCCTTGCCGTACTGTTGGCGTGGGCGCCCGACCCCGCCGCTGGCGCGGATCCTGCCCAGCCCAACGTCATCGTCATCATGGCCGACGACCTCGGCGCGGAGGGGCTGGCATGTTACGGCAGCACGATCTATACAACGCCGAATCTCGACCGAATGGCGGCTCAGGGCGTGCGGTTCAACAACGCGTACGCCACGCCGCTGTGCACACCGACGCGGGTGATGATCATGAGCGGCCTGTACCCGAACCGCACCGGGTTCAAGGCGTCGATCGGCAAGGACGATGAAGTCCGCCTGCCGGCGAGCATCCGCACATTCGGGCACGACTTCCACAATGCCGGTTACGCGACCGCAATCGCCGGCAAGTGGCAGCTAGGTCAGTTCGACGAATATCCCGATCAACCGATCCAGCACGGATTCGACGACTACAGCATGTGGACGTGGTTCTACGACGGCAAGAAGTCGAGCCGCTACTACAGCCCGCACATCTACAGCAACAGCAAGCTCTTCATCGGTACGGACAAAGACTACGGGCCGGACTATTACAGCAAGCATCTGCTGGATTTCATTGACACGAACCGGGGTAAACCGTTCCTGATCTACTATCCGATGGCGCTGGTGCACTCGCCGTTCAAGCATCCGCCGTCGCTCGAGAAGCTGGCGCGGACGAAGTACACCGACGACCTTGACAAGAGCACGGTCGCGTTCGGACACATGGTCACCTACATGGACGATATCGTTGGCAAGATCATGGCGAAGCTCAAAGAGCACGGCCTCGAAAAGAGCACGCTGATCCTGTTTACGGGGGACAACGGTACGCACGCGTCAATCACCAGTAAGTTGCCGGACATGGACCTCAATGGCGGCAAGGGCTCGATGACGGAGGCCGGTACGCGTGTGCCGCTGCTGGCTTGGTGGCCTGGCAAGATCAAGCCGGGCGTGCGGGACGAACTGTTCTGCCTGGTCGACGTGCTGCCGACGATCGCATCGGTAGCCGGGATCAGGCTCGACCGCGAGGTTGACGGCATGGATTTGTCCCACAACCTGTTCGGCACGGCTGGCGAGGATCGCCAGCAGGTGTTGATGAGCTTCAAGAAGGGATACTTCGTGCGCGACAGGCGTTTCCGCCTTCACGAAAACGGCACGCTTTACGACATCCCGGTGAGTTCTGACAAAGAGCGGTACAGCGAGGCGAAGGCCGGGAGCGAGGACTTTAACAGTGACCGTGAACGACTCGGCGCTGTGCTGAAGGACTTCATGGCGATCGAGCAGGCCAACACGAATAGCAAGATCAGGAAAGCCAAGTGA
- a CDS encoding sulfatase-like hydrolase/transferase — protein sequence MNKIRVIAIVLGALLLGGWAMVGESVASDKPNIVVILTDDQGYGDLGCYGATEIATPNIDQLCAEGMKFTSFYVHNRCSPTRAALMTGCHAQRVGVNKVIYRRDRMGLHSDEITVAEILKTAGYATGIVGKWHLGEWEDFNPVNQGFDSFYGFMDCDDKKTTAIFRNREIVEEVKHKTDGIHSPKLVAAGIKFIQQHKDQPFFLYYASPLPHTRWIPHPRFAGSSKQGTYGDVVQEIDWQVGELMKTLDELNLTENTLERFSI from the coding sequence ATGAACAAGATACGCGTGATTGCAATCGTGCTGGGTGCGCTGCTGCTCGGCGGCTGGGCGATGGTTGGTGAGAGCGTCGCCTCAGACAAGCCCAACATCGTCGTAATCCTCACCGACGACCAGGGCTATGGCGATCTGGGGTGTTATGGGGCAACAGAAATTGCGACGCCCAACATCGACCAGCTCTGCGCCGAAGGGATGAAATTCACCAGTTTCTACGTTCACAATCGCTGTTCACCAACGCGTGCCGCTTTGATGACCGGCTGTCATGCTCAGCGGGTCGGTGTCAATAAAGTAATTTACCGACGTGATCGTATGGGCCTGCATTCGGATGAGATCACTGTCGCGGAAATTCTCAAAACGGCGGGGTACGCGACGGGAATCGTCGGCAAGTGGCATTTGGGCGAATGGGAAGATTTCAATCCGGTGAACCAAGGCTTTGACAGCTTCTACGGTTTCATGGATTGCGATGACAAGAAGACGACGGCAATCTTTCGCAACAGGGAAATCGTCGAAGAAGTGAAACACAAGACCGACGGGATTCATTCACCCAAACTGGTTGCGGCCGGTATTAAATTCATCCAGCAGCACAAGGACCAGCCCTTCTTTCTGTACTACGCTTCGCCGCTACCGCACACACGCTGGATTCCTCACCCGCGATTCGCAGGCAGCTCAAAGCAAGGCACCTACGGTGACGTCGTTCAGGAGATCGATTGGCAAGTTGGCGAGCTAATGAAGACGCTTGATGAACTGAACCTCACCGAAAACACGCTGGAACGCTTTTCAATCTAA
- a CDS encoding sulfatase-like hydrolase/transferase, protein MKPFSTTLLALFCLFTIAPMIVRGGEEKPKHNVIVILCDDLGYGELPVYRKLYQESEEFKTAIGSFTPNLDRLAKEGVVCTRAYGNNHCVPSRMSLLSGKWQTRKVVLGGQPMIGRAMREAGLKTAHFGKYHHEVEKTITLPYHPELLEFDEFFGFEAMSEYFRKAGEAVAETKNSPITYRVEEKMIDYQFPKEGAYLTDTLTELGVDFINRCAGEKKPFFLYLPYNAPHTPIQAKEEDLRTLFPKQAKDASTRQKIMAMVYSVDEGIGRLVETLEKNGQLERTLIIFTGDNGGEGTLSLNYPMHGFKHEPFDGGIRVPYIVWSASLKASADKPARYDGLVSVCDILPTALKYVAPSTDLTSLKIDGTDLMPYLTGQEQPLQGRQYLNVRTLNHLSNTWDGGRDTKGTTIGSSITLLVDHFKIMKIWQDRTKKDKYSYLLQHLPDMVGKPKPLSSLMEDYYEDNVKDPEKKEAMIKQLESLLQGDKLR, encoded by the coding sequence ATGAAACCATTCTCCACAACCTTGCTCGCGCTGTTTTGCTTGTTCACCATCGCTCCCATGATCGTGCGTGGCGGGGAGGAGAAACCAAAGCACAACGTCATCGTGATCCTTTGCGACGATCTCGGCTACGGCGAACTGCCGGTGTATCGCAAGCTCTACCAAGAGAGCGAGGAGTTCAAAACTGCCATCGGTTCCTTCACTCCAAATCTGGACCGACTGGCGAAGGAAGGAGTCGTCTGCACCAGAGCCTATGGCAACAACCACTGCGTCCCGTCCCGGATGTCCTTGCTGAGCGGGAAGTGGCAGACGCGCAAAGTTGTTCTGGGTGGCCAACCCATGATCGGGCGAGCCATGCGCGAGGCCGGTCTGAAAACGGCCCATTTCGGGAAGTATCACCATGAGGTGGAGAAGACCATCACTCTTCCGTATCATCCCGAATTACTCGAATTCGACGAGTTCTTCGGGTTTGAGGCGATGAGCGAATATTTTCGCAAGGCCGGCGAGGCCGTGGCCGAGACGAAGAATTCTCCCATCACCTATCGGGTGGAGGAAAAAATGATCGATTACCAATTCCCTAAGGAGGGAGCCTACCTCACGGACACACTTACCGAACTTGGCGTCGATTTCATCAACCGCTGCGCCGGCGAAAAAAAGCCATTTTTTCTCTACCTGCCTTACAACGCCCCCCATACTCCGATTCAAGCCAAGGAGGAGGACCTCCGCACCCTGTTTCCCAAGCAGGCCAAGGACGCCAGCACGCGTCAGAAGATCATGGCCATGGTCTATTCCGTGGATGAAGGCATTGGCCGACTCGTCGAGACCCTGGAAAAGAACGGGCAACTGGAACGCACCTTGATTATCTTCACCGGCGACAATGGTGGAGAGGGGACTCTTTCACTGAATTATCCCATGCATGGATTCAAACATGAACCCTTCGACGGCGGAATCCGGGTGCCTTATATCGTTTGGTCTGCGTCTCTCAAGGCTTCCGCGGACAAACCGGCCCGTTACGACGGTCTGGTGTCGGTCTGCGACATCCTTCCAACGGCCTTAAAGTATGTGGCCCCGTCGACCGACCTGACGTCCCTCAAGATCGATGGCACCGACCTCATGCCTTATCTCACGGGGCAGGAACAACCTTTGCAAGGACGTCAATATCTCAACGTCCGCACCCTCAATCACCTATCCAACACCTGGGATGGAGGCAGAGACACCAAGGGTACAACGATCGGCTCCAGCATCACCCTGCTCGTCGACCACTTTAAAATCATGAAGATATGGCAGGACAGAACAAAGAAGGACAAGTATTCCTATCTGCTCCAGCACCTGCCCGACATGGTCGGTAAGCCGAAGCCCTTGTCCTCGCTGATGGAAGACTATTACGAAGACAATGTCAAGGATCCCGAAAAGAAAGAGGCGATGATCAAACAGTTGGAAAGCCTGCTGCAGGGCGACAAGTTACGATGA
- a CDS encoding sulfatase produces the protein MVQNLSRLIAVALLLTATVTAPVLAGERPNVLFIICDDLNCDLGTYDHPLVKSPNIDALAKRGVQFDNAHCQFSLCGPSRASFMTSLYPDQTLIWNNSIFLRQTLPDVISMSQHFRANQYFATRIGKIYHYGVPRNIGTGGHDDPYSWDHTINPYGRDKLEEAQCFTLTPGRYGGTLSWLAAEGTNEEQTDGMIVDEAIERLNWHARHDFDFFLAVGLFRPHTPYIAPKKYFDLYPIESIQLPEVPEGYLETLPEPARKSVTLKKEKTKLTPELAREAIQAYYASISFVDAQIGRLLDALEELGLNENTIVVFTSDHGYHMGEHGQFQKTTLFENATRVPLILSTPGQTLRGHRTPAPVEMTDFYPTLAELTGLEIPSHVQGVSLVPVLHDPTARPRKDALTQLTVRAKGYSLRDERYRITEWQNDDEGGAVELYDHKSDPAEMKNLAGNPEFAELKGRFLARLRERVREAQVVPHGIEQVSNFEPGRTPSWDYTLPLGVGRSEGR, from the coding sequence ATGGTTCAAAATCTATCAAGACTGATTGCCGTAGCCTTGTTGCTCACCGCGACCGTGACCGCGCCTGTTCTGGCCGGGGAGCGTCCCAATGTCCTGTTCATCATCTGTGATGACTTGAACTGCGATCTCGGGACCTACGATCACCCGCTCGTGAAGTCCCCGAACATCGACGCTCTGGCGAAGCGGGGAGTGCAGTTCGACAATGCCCACTGTCAGTTCTCGCTGTGCGGGCCGAGCCGGGCTTCATTCATGACGAGTCTCTATCCTGATCAAACCCTGATCTGGAACAACTCGATCTTTCTGCGCCAGACCCTCCCCGATGTCATTTCGATGAGCCAGCATTTTCGGGCGAATCAATACTTCGCGACGCGGATCGGCAAGATCTACCACTACGGCGTACCGCGTAACATCGGCACGGGCGGCCACGACGATCCGTATTCCTGGGATCACACCATCAATCCCTACGGACGCGACAAGTTGGAGGAAGCCCAATGCTTCACCCTGACACCAGGCCGGTACGGCGGAACCCTGAGCTGGCTGGCCGCGGAGGGCACTAACGAAGAGCAGACCGACGGCATGATCGTGGATGAGGCAATCGAGCGGCTAAATTGGCATGCCAGGCATGACTTCGACTTCTTTCTCGCGGTAGGTTTGTTTCGTCCTCACACCCCGTACATCGCTCCGAAAAAGTACTTCGATCTCTATCCCATCGAATCGATCCAGCTCCCGGAAGTTCCGGAGGGATATCTCGAGACCCTGCCCGAGCCGGCTCGAAAGAGCGTCACCTTGAAGAAGGAGAAAACCAAGCTGACCCCTGAGTTGGCCCGAGAGGCGATCCAGGCCTACTACGCTTCGATTTCTTTCGTCGATGCCCAGATTGGGCGTCTGCTGGATGCTCTCGAGGAGTTGGGGCTGAACGAGAATACGATCGTGGTGTTCACCTCCGACCATGGCTATCACATGGGAGAGCATGGTCAGTTTCAGAAGACCACCCTGTTTGAGAACGCGACGCGCGTGCCGCTGATCCTCTCGACACCGGGGCAGACCCTGCGTGGGCATCGCACCCCGGCACCGGTCGAGATGACCGATTTTTATCCGACCCTCGCGGAATTGACCGGCCTCGAGATACCGTCCCACGTCCAGGGCGTCAGTCTTGTTCCCGTGTTGCATGACCCGACGGCGCGTCCGAGGAAGGATGCCCTGACCCAACTCACCGTGCGGGCGAAGGGATACAGCCTGCGTGACGAACGGTATCGAATCACGGAGTGGCAGAACGACGACGAAGGTGGCGCGGTGGAGCTCTACGATCACAAAAGTGATCCGGCGGAAATGAAAAATCTTGCCGGAAACCCCGAATTTGCCGAGCTGAAAGGACGCTTTTTGGCCCGTCTGCGGGAACGGGTACGGGAAGCGCAGGTGGTGCCGCATGGTATCGAGCAGGTCTCTAATTTTGAACCCGGCAGGACACCGAGTTGGGATTACACGCTGCCGCTCGGGGTGGGTCGCAGTGAGGGACGTTGA
- a CDS encoding RNA polymerase sigma factor — MDATSLFEILIRENTDMLFAYIRSGVRDQHAVDDLYQETVLTAWKRLDTYDRDRPIGPWLRGIAGKMMLAYYRRTSRTDQPIDEESLQWLNDRFAAIGSLQGDTFHDKLAAMRECIDSLPETFQRPITMRYTEQRAWGEIESMLSLAKETLKKRLARGKARLADCLENKLGLGEAS; from the coding sequence ATGGACGCAACATCACTGTTTGAAATCTTGATTCGTGAAAATACGGACATGCTATTCGCCTACATCCGCTCAGGGGTGCGCGATCAGCATGCCGTGGATGATCTTTATCAGGAAACGGTCCTCACCGCCTGGAAGCGTCTTGATACTTACGACCGAGACAGGCCGATCGGTCCGTGGTTGCGAGGAATCGCCGGGAAAATGATGCTCGCTTACTATCGGAGAACGTCCCGCACGGATCAGCCGATTGACGAAGAGTCACTCCAGTGGCTGAACGATCGGTTTGCCGCGATTGGATCACTCCAAGGTGACACATTTCACGACAAGCTGGCCGCCATGCGTGAATGTATCGATTCACTCCCGGAGACTTTCCAGCGTCCGATCACGATGCGCTACACCGAACAGCGGGCTTGGGGCGAGATCGAGTCGATGTTGAGTCTGGCGAAAGAGACTTTGAAGAAACGGCTGGCCCGCGGTAAAGCCCGTTTGGCCGACTGCCTGGAGAACAAACTGGGACTTGGTGAGGCGTCGTGA